A single genomic interval of Zingiber officinale cultivar Zhangliang chromosome 4A, Zo_v1.1, whole genome shotgun sequence harbors:
- the LOC121969857 gene encoding mitogen-activated protein kinase homolog MMK2-like, with translation MESAAAAASGEGHIKGIPTHGGRYVQYNVYGNLFEVTAKYVPPLRPIGRGAYGIVCAAWNSQTREEVAIKKIGNAFDNRIDAKRTLREIKLLRHMDHENVIAIKDIIHPPNRENFNDVYIVYELMDTDLHQIIRSNQQLTDDHCQFFLYQLLRGLKYVHSANVLHRDLKPSNLLLNGNCDLKIGDFGLARTTSETDFMTEYVVTRWYRAPELLLNCSEYTAAIDIWSVGCILGEIVTREPLFPGKDYVHQLRLITELIGSPDDSSLGFLRSDNARRYVRQLPQYPKQNFRVRFPTMSIGAIDLLEKMLVFDPSKRITVHEALHHPYLASLHDINDEPVCSTPFSFDFEHPSYTEEDIKELIWRESLKFNPDSVR, from the exons ATGGagtccgccgccgccgccgcctccgggGAGGGGCACATCAAAGGCATCCCTACCCATGGAGGCCGGTACGTCCAGTACAACGTGTACGGAAACCTGTTTGAGGTCACGGCGAAATACGTGCCCCCGCTTCGCCCCATCGGCCGCGGAGCCTACGGCATCGTCTG TGCTGCATGGAATTCTCAGACTCGTGAAGAGGTGGCGATAAAGAAGATTGGCAATGCATTTGATAATAGGATTGATGCCAAGAGAACCTTGCGAGAAATCAAGCTTCTTAGACATATGGATCATGAGAAT GTTATTGCAATTAAGGATATCATACACCCGCCAAATAGGGAAAACTTCAACGATGTCTACATTGTTTATGAGTTGATGGATACTGATCTTCACCAGATAATACGCTCCAACCAACAATTGACAGACGATCATTGCCAG TTCTTTCTTTATCAATTACTTAGAGGGCTAAAATATGTGCACTCAGCAAATGTTCTGCATCGAGATCTTAAGCCAAGCAATTTGCTCTTAAATGGGAATTGTGACCTCAAGATTGGAGACTTTGGATTGGCAAGAACAACATCTGAGACTGATTTCATGACTGAATATGTCGTCACTCGGTGGTACCGAGCACCTGAATTGCTCCTAAACTGTTCAGAGTACACTGCTGCTATAGACATCTGGTCTGTGGGATGCATACTTGGTGAAATTGTGACAAGAGAACCTTTATTTCCTGGAAAAGACTATGTTCATCAGCTAAGGCTAATAACTGAG CTAATAGGTTCTCCTGATGACTCGAGCCTTGGCTTTCTCCGAAGTGACAATGCCCGTAGATATGTGAGACAGCTTCCTCAATATCCGAAACAAAATTTTCGTGTTAGGTTTCCCACAATGTCGATTGGAGCCATCGATTTGCTAGAAAAAATGCTTGTATTTGATCCAAGCAAGAGAATTACAG TTCATGAAGCTCTTCATCATCCTTACTTGGCATCTTTGCATGATATTAATGATGAACCTGTTTGTTCTACACCATTCAGCTTCGATTTTGAGCATCCATCATATACAGAAGAGGATATTAAAGAACTCATTTGGAGAGAATCATTGAAGTTTAACCCAGATTCAGTACGCTAG